From a single Maylandia zebra isolate NMK-2024a linkage group LG3, Mzebra_GT3a, whole genome shotgun sequence genomic region:
- the LOC112432915 gene encoding histone H2B 1/2 — MPEPAKSAPKKGSKKAVTKTAGKGGKKKRKTRKESYAIYVYKVLKQVHPDTGISSKAMSIMNSFVNDIFERIAAEASRLAHYNKRSTITSREIQTAVRLLLPGELAKHAVSEGTKAVTKYTSSK; from the coding sequence ATGCCTGAACCCGCCAAGTCAGCGCCCAAGAAGGGCTCCAAGAAAGCCGTGACCAAGACTGCCGGCAAGGGCggcaagaagaagagaaagaccAGGAAGGAGAGCTACGCCATCTACGTGTACAAGGTGCTGAAGCAGGTCCACCCCGACACCGGGATCTCCTCCAAAGCCATGAGCATCATGAACTCGTTTGTCAACGACATCTTCGAGCGCATCGCTGCCGAGGCATCTCGCCTGGCACACTACAACAAACGCTCCACTATCACTTCCAGGGAGATCCAGACCGCAGTGCGACTCCTTCTCCCCGGTGAGCTGGCCAAGCACGCCGTGTCTGAGGGCACAAAGGCCGTCACCAAGTACACGAGCTCAAAGTAA
- the LOC143412395 gene encoding histone H4, with translation MSGRGKGGKGLGKGGAKRHRKVLRDNIQGITKPAIRRLARRGGVKRISGLIYEETRGVLKVFLENVIRDAVTYTEHAKRKTVTAMDVVYALKRQGRTLYGFGG, from the coding sequence ATGAGTGGACGAGGCAAGGGCGGCAAAGGACTCGGCAAAGGAGGCGCCAAGCGTCACCGTAAAGTTCTCCGTGATAACATCCAGGGCATCACCAAACCGGCCATCCGCCGTCTGGCTCGCCGCGGCGGAGTGAAGCGTATCTCCGGTCTGATCTACGAGGAGACCCGCGGTGTGCTCAAGGTGTTTCTGGAGAACGTCATCCGCGACGCCGTCACCTACACTGAGCACGCTAAGAGGAAGACTGTGACCGCCATGGATGTGGTGTACGCTCTGAAGAGGCAGGGCCGCACTCTGTACGGCTTCGGCGGGTAA